The Gemella haemolysans ATCC 10379 genome contains the following window.
AATTCAGGAAACTTCGTATCAGCTTCGACGATTGTATTTACTTCTGTTATAAACATTTCGTCACATTTATCAAAATATTTATTATATATCATTCCCCCACCGAAAATATAAGCCTTTTCCGTCTCTATATTATCTAAAATAGAATCATCTGTATATACTTCAATATTTGAATAGTGACTTAAAGAATCCTTATCACGAGTTAAAACCCTATTAATTCTATTTGGAAGTGCTCTACCAATGCTATCTAAAGTTTTACGTCCCATGATAATAGTTTGGTTAGTTGTTAATTCTTTAACCCTTAGCATATCATTTTTCAAACGCCATGGAATAGTATTTTCCTGACCTATTGATTTATTTTTATCGTATGCAACTATTAATGATAACATATTATACCTCCTAAACCGCTATTGGTGCTTTTATAAATGGATGACTTTCATAATTAACAATCTCAACGTCTTCAATTTTAAGATCGAAGATACTTTCAAAATCTTTAACTTTTAGTTCCGGTAATGAATAAGGCGTTCTAGACATTTGTTCTTTTACTTGATCAAAATGATTTTTATAAATATGAGCATCACCTAACGTATGAACAAATTCTCCTACTTCAAGACCACATTCCTTAGCAATTAAAATAGTAAGTAATGAATATGATGCAATATTAAATGGCACACCTAAAAATACATCTCCGCTTCTTTGATATAACTGACAACTTAATTTCCCATCGTTCACATAAAATTGGAATAATGAATGACAAGGTGGAAGTGCCATAGTATCAACTTCTGCTGGATTCCATGACGAAACTATTAAACGACGAGAAGATGGATTAGTTTTAATTTGTTCGACAACATTTTTTAATTGATCAATTCCATTAAAATCTCTCCATTGTTTTCCATAAACATTACCTAAATCACCAAACTTTTTAGAAAACTCTTCATCTGAAAGAATTCTTTCTTTAAAAATAGTCATTTGTTCTTTATACTGTTTAGAAAATTTTTCGTCAACTAGTGTTCTATGACCAAAATCTGTCATATCTGGTCCAGTGTATTCATCACTTTCTATCCATTTTTTAAAAGCCCATTCATTCCATATATTATTTTTATTTTCAAGTAAAAACTTAATATTAGTGTCTCCTTTGATGAACCATAATAGTTCAGACCATACTAAATTAAAATTTACTTTTTTTGTAGTCAATAATGGGAACCCTTCAGATAAATTAAACTTCATTTGGTATCCAAATATACTCTTAGTACCAACACCTGTTCTATCTTCTTTTTCTATTCCATTTTCTAAAATATGATTACATAATTTTAAATACTCTTTATCTGCCACTCTAATTCTCCATTACGCTTTATAGTTATGTTCTCTTAAATATTTCATCAAATCTTTAATTTTTTCTAATGAACTTTTACCGAAGTGATGCTCAATACCTTCTACTTCTTCGTAAACTTTATCTTCATCTACCCCTATTAATCTTAGAAAATCTTCTAATAGTTCATGTCTTGTTAAAGCATATTCCCCCATTTTTTCTCCTTGCTCGGTTAGGGCAATACCTCTATATTTTTCATATACAATATAGCCTTCAACATCAAGTTTTTTTAACATTTTAGTTACAGTAGATGGATAAACATCTAGCTTTTCTGCTATATCCGCACTTCGTGCATAGCCTTTGTTTTTTACTAAAGAGTAAATAACTTCAATATAATCTTCCATAGTTGGTGTTGCTTTTGCCATATTACATTCCTCCTTTATAAAATTTTAAATGGTGATTTTTCAACATTTGATTTAATAACTTCAATACCTTGCTTAGAAATATAATCTTGTAATAAGTCTTTTACTAAATTTTCTGTAAAGTGGCCGATATCAATAATATTCTTTTCCATTTCTACTGCATCAAGTGCAGCATGATACCCTACATCTCCTGTCAAATAGATATCAACTTCCGGTAGTGAATATAGGAAATCAGCCCCACTTCCTCCTAATAGTGCTACTGTACTTATTTCTTTATTATTTCCAATAACAGCAGAAACAGTTTCTAATGAGAATTTTTCTTTAATATATACTATAAAATCTTCAATAGATAATGATGAGGACAATCTCCCTATTCTTCCTAACCCAGCTTCCTTATCTAAATTATGCTCAAACAAGACTCTAATATCATCTAAGTCAAGCAGTTTGGCTAAGTAATCATTAAGCCCTAGTTTCGCTGAATCTAAGTTAGTATGAAATGAAATTACTGAAATATCATTTTTTATTAAATCTCTAATAATATTAGACTTGAAATCATCTGTAAAATCTAATGATTTCAGTGGTTTAAAAATAAGAGGATGATGGGAAACTATTAAGTCTATATTATTATCTATAGCTTCTTTCACTACTTTTGTAGTTACATCTAAGCAAACTAAAACCTTATTAACATTACTATTATTATCACCTAACATTAAACCAACATTATCCCATTTTTCAGCAAGTTTAACATCCGCTAATTCATTAAGTTGATTATATACATCTTTTACAGTGATCACAAATCTAACCTCCTTTAATTGTTATCATATTATTATAACACTTTATAAAAAATATTGCCATAACGAAACATAGTTTGTAATTAAAATAACATATTTATTTTCTATAATAATTTTTCTAACTCTATAAAATTATAGTTTCTATTAATACTTTATAAACATTAATAAACTTTATATTAACCTCATATACACTAGACATTTTTTCTATAATATATTATTATTGTTCATATAAAGAAATTAGTAGGAGTTAATTATGCAAACTGTAGAAGGTTATTTAAATAAAATTATTTTTCACAACAAAGAGAATAATTATTATATATTATCTATATTTTTAAATGATCAGTACGATTTTGTTGATGGAGATTATCTTAGTGTTGTCGGTACATTTAACGACTTCGAATTCGTTGAAGATGATTTATATTCATTTAAAGGAGAAATTGTACAACATAGAAAATATGGAACACAATTATCTGCAATTGTTGTAGAACCTGTGATTGAAAAAGATAAAGAAGCTATTGTTTCTTATCTTTCAAGCTCTATATTCCAAGGTGTTGGAAGAAAAACAGCCGAATTAATAGTTGATACACTTGGAGTTGATGCATTAGATAAAATTTATGAAGATAAAGATTCTCTATTTAACATAAAAGGTATTCCAGAACAACGAAAAGATACAATATATGCTACTATTGTTGCAAATAAACAAACACAAGACATTATCCTTAAACTTAACGAGTATAATCTTAGCAATAATTTGATTCTAAAAATATATAACTTCTATAAACATAATACACTTCGTACTATTACGGAAAGTCCCTACTCCTTAATAAAAGATATTAAAGGTATTAACTTTAAAACAGTAGATAAAATAGCCGAAACTAATGAAATAGCTGCAAACGACCGCGAAAGAATCCTATATGGTTTTATTTACACAATAAACTCATTTTGTTTTTCAACCGGTAATACATATATATCAAAAAACACACTACTCTATAATACGTTTAATATACTATATAGCTCTAGAAATATAGCCGTAGCTAAAGAAGATATACTAAGTTCTTATGACTACGCATTAGATAGCGGTAAACTAATAGAAATTGAAGACAGAGTATTTTTACCTGAAATTTACTATTCTGAGTACTCTATTTACAGTGACATTAGTAAAAGATTAGAACTTGAAGATGATTTTGATATAAGCGACAGCTTACTTGATAAATATATAGAAGAGGTTGAAGATGAATTAGAGATATCATACGATATCGTGCAAATAGCCGCAATCAAAAATTGTATTAAAAATAACTTCGCTATTTTAACTGGTGGTCCAGGAACAGGGAAAACTACAATAATACTTGCTGTAATAAAAATTTTCCAAAAAATTAAAAACTACAGTATTCATGACTTACTTGATGAATCTAGAAGTATTCTTACTTTATGTGCACCTACTGGTAAGGCTGCAAAAAGAATGTCAGAAAGTACTGGCTTTTATGCTTCAACAATTCATAAAGCTATTGGTTGGAGTACAGAAGACGAGAATATGGAAGAATTTGTTAGTGAAAAACATATCAAATCAGAACTAGTTATAATCGATGAATCTAGTATGATTGATGTATTTTTAATGTACAATTTACTAAAAATCATTAACAAAGATGCTAAAATTATACTAGTTGGAGACAATGACCAACTACCTTCTATTGCTCCTGGTAATGTCCTTAATGATTTAATTAATTCCAAAGCGATTTCCACAGTGAAATTAAATAAAATATTTAGACAAAGTGAACATTCAAGTATTATTAATATCTCGCACTCAATAAAAAATAACATTCCCTTTGATGTTTTGGAGAATTTCGATGATAAAGAATTTATCTCAGCAAACAAAAATGAAATGATAAATGTCATCTCTGCCATTTATGATGATTTAATAAAAGGTTCTGCAAAAGAAAATATTCAAATACTAGCTCCAATATACAAAGGTACAAGTGGAATCAACGAAATTAATATGGCTATTCAATCCAGATTTAACGATAATGAAGAGCAAATTGAATATGGAGAATTAATTTATAAAGTTAACGATCGTGTTATGCAGTTAGTTAATAGACCTGAAGATAATATATTTAATGGAGATATCGGATATATAGAACAAATTTATAAAGAAGGAAATAAATTTAAAATAGTAATAGATTATGACGGCAATTATGTAACCTACGAAAAGACAGAACTAAATCAAATTACTCTCTCTTATGCTTGTTCGATTCACAAAGCACAGGGTTCCGAATTTGAAAATGTTATAATTCCATTTATTGATAATTATAATTTTATGTTAAATAAAAATCTTACATATACGGCAATAACACGAGCTAAGAAAAAATTAATATTATGTGGTGATTCAAAGGTATTTTATAAATCTATTGAACCAACAAATGTCGTAACTAGACAAACCTCACTAGAGTGGTTCTTCACTACTGATAGAGAAGCGGAAATACAAAATATTGAATTAGAAGAAATTAAAGAATATATATTAGATTTTCAAAATATTAACTCTATCGATCCAATGATTGGTATGGACAATATAAAACCAACAGATTTTATTTAAGTACAAATAACAAAACCTAGATGTAGCTAAAACTACTTCTAGGTTTTCTTATTTTACATTACTGCAAGATCACGTGCAATCTTATCTATATCATTAATATTTAAGAAAGCGGCATCTATTGCAGCACCTTTCTTACTTTCTACTGAAGTATTCACAGCTGTAACAACATTTTTAGTTAAAGAATCTAAACGTTGAACTATTTGCTTAACCTCATCTAACTTTCCATATTCAATAGTATCGTTAGATAATGATTTTAATGTTAACATTGAAGCATTTACCTTCTCTGTTACTTCTTTGAATTTATTTACTTTATCTCCTAAAGAACGTCCTTTATCAAGATCAGTTTGAATAGCTCCTGCTAATTCATCGAAACTAAGTAACTCTTTAGAAAATGCAGTAAGTTTATTTTTCATAAAATCTTTTGAATATTTCTTATTAGAAATTTCAAAACTCTTATTAGCACTATCTTTAACACTGAATGTAGCAGTATTATTATTTTTAGTAACGATTACAATATTGAAGTCTTTATTATTAAACTCATTCGAATTAATACCATCAACACTAACTGTTTTTCCATTAAAACTATCTAATTTTAACGATTTTAGAAGTGTCTCAAAACCTTCTTTAGTAATTACTTCTTCATTAGTGGTGATTACTAATTTGTTATCTTTTTTATTAAATTCTGTTTTTTCTAGCTGGCTTATTGAAACAGAATTTGTAAGGTTTTGTAATTGTTCAGTAGAAATATCACCTTTAGAACTACAACCTTGCAAAATTAGCAAGGTTGTTAGTAATATTATCAGCTTTTTCATTACTTATTAGAATAATTCTGGTGCTGAGATAATGTTTAAGTTTTCGTCGATTTCAAATACTAATGGAGTACCAGTTGGTAAGTTAAGATCTAAGATTTGTTCATCTGAGATGTTTAATAAGTATTTGATTAACGCTCTTAAACTGTTACCGTGAGCAGAGATAAGTACGTTTTTACCAGCTTTAATTTGTTTAGAAATATCGCTTTCCCAGTATGGTAATACACGATCAATAGTAAGTTTTAAACTTTCTCCTGATGGGATTTCTCCTTCTGGAATTTCTTTATATCTATCGATGTTTCCTGGGTACATGTCGCTAGATTTATCTAACGCAGGAGGAGCTACGTCAAAACTTCTTCTCCAGATGTGAACTTGTTCGTCTCCGTATTTTTCTGCTGTTTCAGCTTTGTTAAGACCTTGTAAAGCTCCATAGTGTCTTTCGTTTAATCTCCAGCTTTTGTGTACTGGAATCCATAATAAATCTAATTCTTCTAAGAATAGGTTTAATGTTTTGATAGCACGTTTTTGGTATGAAGTGTAAGCCACATCAAAAGTAAGACCTAATTCTTTAAGAGTTTGTCCACCTTTAATAGCTTCTTGTCTACCTTTATCAGTGATGTCTACATCAACCCATCCAGTAAATCTGTTTTCAAGGTTCCATTGGCTTTCACCATGTCTAGTTAATACTAATTTCATTTAAGAAATCCTCCTAGTTTTGTTATTATATTTTTATTATACAATATTTTCTAGTATTAGTACATAGTTTTTATGTCGAAAACACAATTGAAAACGTTATAACTATAAGAATTAGTAAAAATATTTATGTTGTAGTATGGACTGATATATATTAGTATATAAAAATAAGATTAGGCTCTAATTACGGTACACCTAATCTTAAAGTAGTAAACAATATTTTTTTATCATAATAACCTACAGAACAGAAAATGTTTATATTAATACACTTTACGGTTCAATTTCCCTCTTTTTACAATTTTTAATTTATTAGTCTCAAAAAATGTAAATACTTTTGCTAATAAAACTAGTATGATTATCCAATATATAAACATAAAATTACCTTCTTTCTTTTCATACGTAAAACTTAATTTCTTATCGTACTTATATAATAACATACGGAAAACCGAAAATCAAGTAAAAAATTCATATTTCTTAATTTTTTTTATAAAGTCACTTGATTTTATATACGGTTTACTTTATAATTTATATATAGATAAAAAAAGATTGGAAAAAATATTATGACTACAACATTTAGTATTAGATTTAAACAATGTTTAAAAGAAAAGAATATAAAGCAAGCTGAACTTGCTCGTTCTACTAATATTACTCCATCATCAATTAGCGATTGGTCTAAAGGAAAATATACTCCAAAAAGAGATAAGCTTATTATATTAGCCGAATACCTATCAGTTAATCCAGATTGGCTTGTTGGTGACAGTGATACAATGGATATCGAAACTCCTAAAGAAAAGTCATTTAACACAGAAGATTTTTCTGATGATGTTTCTAAACTACCTATACTTGGAACTATCTGTGCTGGTGATGGTGTTTATATTGAAGAGGAATATGATGAGCATATTTTCATAGATCAAGGAATGAGAGCTGATTTCGCACTGAGAGTAAAGGGAGATAGTATGATTGAAGCTGGTATTTTTGATGGTGATTTAGTATTTATCCGCCAACAAAGTTCAGTTAGAAATGGGAAAATTGCCGCAGTTCGTTTAACTGATTGGAACGAAGCTTCTTTAAAGAAAATCTTCGTTAAAAATGACAATGTAATTCTTTATCCTTGCAATCCTGATTACGAGCCTATCGTTACACGTAACGTAGAAATAATTGGAGAATGTGTTGGAGTATATAGGGAACTTTAATTTTTTGTTTTTAAACAGATTATCAAACGGCAAAAAGCGAAAATTACTTAGATACTTTTCTAAGTAACTCTCGCTTTTTTTTATTTACGAACTAAAAACGCCATTCTATCTCGGCCATTTATATCTTTATAAACTTCAGCCGAATAGCCATTCATATCTGCTAGTTTTATAATCTTATCTTTCTGATCATATCCTATTTCAAAAAAAATGACTCCATTTTCATTTAAATAATCATTCGCCTGTTCTATAATTTTTCTATAAAAATACATACCTTCTTCTTCAGCAAATAATGCAAGATGTGGATCATATTTTAGTACATTATCCTGCATTGTAACCTTATCCTTACGGTCTATATATGGAGGATTTGAAACAATAATATCAAATTTATCATCAATATTATTAAAAATATCCGATTTTATGAATTTAATAGTAGCATCATGAGATTGTGAATTTTCTTTTGCAACTTCAATAGCTTCTTTACTAATATCACTAGCAATAACATCAACTGAAACTTGTTCTAATTCTTTTTTTAGCGTGATAGCTATTATACCACTTCCTGTACAAAGATCTAGAATTTTGAATTTGTTCTTATTAGAGGTATTTATATATTCAATAACTTTATATATAAGCTCCTCAGTCTCCATTCTCGGTGATAAGACATCTTTAGTAACTTTATATTTCCTATCATAAAAATATTCAAAACCTACTAAATGACTTAATGGAACATCTTCTTTAATATGTTTTTCAATCAAAGAAAAATATTTTTCTTCATTTTCTTTAGATATTTGCTCTGACAGACTATTCGAGAATAACTGTGGACTTTCGTCTAGTATATACATTAGTAAAAATCTAGCTAAAGACTCTTCTTTTCCTTGTCTTCTTAAAAGAAGACAAGCTTTTGTTATAGCTTGCCTTCTGTTCATTATAGTTCTTCACCTTTATTAAGTTCCGCCATTTTTTCAGCTTGTTCAGCAATACGAAGTGCTTCTAGAACTTCATCAAGTTTACCTTCCATAATTTGGTCTAATTTTTGAATAGTTAAACCAATTCTATGATCAGTAACACGGTTTTGAGGATAGTTATATGTTCTAATACGTTCAGAACGGTCCCCAGTACCAACTTTAGATTTACGTTCAGCATCAAACTTAGCTTGTTCTTCTTGTTGATATTTATCATATACACGAGCACGTAATACTTTCATAGCTTTCTCTTTATTCTTAATCTGAGAACGCTCATCCTGCATAGAAACTACAACCCCTGTAGGAATGTGAGTTAAACGTACAGCTGACATTGTTGTATTTACCGATTGACCTCCAGCACCACTTGATGCAAATGTATCAACACGGATATCATTTTCATTAATATCAATTTCAATCTCTTCAGCTTCTGGTAATACTACTACTGTTGCAGTTGAAGTGTGGATACGTCCACTTGATTCTGTTGTAGGGACACGTTGTACACGGTGCGCTCCACTTTCGAATTTCATCTTAGAGTAAACATCTTCACCAGAGATAATGAAGATTGCTTCTTTAATACCACCAATTCCAGTTTCAGAACGTTCTAGTACATCAACTTTCCATCCTTGAGATTCAGCAAATCTAGTGTACATACGTAATAAATCACCTGCGAATAATTGTGCTTCATCTCCACCTGCTGCTCCACGAACCTCAACAACAACGTTTTTACCATCGTTAGGATCTTTCGGTAATAATAGAATTTTTAATTCTTCTTCCATAGGTGCAAGAGTTGGTTCTAATTCCTTAATTTCTTCTTGCATCATTTCTTTCATTTCTTTATCTTCTTCAATTTCAAGAAGTTCTTTTGTATCTTTAATTTGTTGTACTATATCTTTATATTCTCTAAATACAGCTACTGTTTTTTCAATAGAGCGTTGTTCTTTTGAATATTCCATAAGTTTCTTTGTATCACTTACAACATCTGGATCACTAAGTAATTCGTTTAACTTTTCATAACGCTCTTCAACTATCTCAAGTTGTCCAAAAATTTCCATTTGTTCCTCCTAATTTATCTTTTAATTTCATGACAATGACGACATCTAGCTTCATATGATTCACTAGCTCCAATAACTACGATTGGATCATCATACTTAGCAGGTTCACCATTTATCAACCTTTGACTTCTACTTGCTTCTTTTCCACATTTATTGCATACAGCATGAAGTTTAGTTACCATTTCACTAATAGCCATAATCTCAGGCATAGGATGAAATGGTTCTGCTTTGAAATCCATATCTAAACCTGCAACAATAACACGAACTCCATCATCAGCAAGTTTATTTATAACTTCAACAATTTTATCATCAAAGAACTGCACTTCGTCAATTCCTATGATATCATATTTTTTATCATTTATATAGTCATAAATCTGCTCTGCTTTATCAATATTTACAGATTCATAACTATTTCCATTATGAGTAGAGACTTTGTTCTCTTCGTATCTATTATCTATAGACGGTTTGAATAGAAGCACGTTTTGTTTAGCAATTACTCCACGTTTTATACGTCTTAGCAGTTCTTCTGACTTACCAGAAAACATGCTACCACAAATACATTCTATCCATCCGAATTTTCTATTTTCTATCATTACATATCCCCTCGGGCTTATATTATACAATTACTAATAGAATAAAAACAGACAATCCAATAAAGAAATGTCTGTTTTATTTTTCTTACTTGATACCGTATTTTTTGTTGAAACGTTCGATACGACCATCTGCTTGAGCGAATCTTTGACGCCCTGTGTAGAATGGGTGGGTATCTGAAGAGATCTCAACTTTTAATAATGGGTATGTATTTCCATCTTCCCACTCGATAGTTTCTTTAGATGGTTTAGTTGAACCACTTAAAAATTTGAAACCACTTGTAGTATCCATGAATACAACTTTACGGTAATCTGGGTGAATTCCTTCTCTCATTATTATCGTCTCCTTCTGCCCTGAACGCTTTTAATACGAACAGAGTTATTTTTCAGTGAGTTAATCACATACCTACTTATTATAAATAATATTCTAAAAAAAATCAAGTACTTTTACTAATATTTGTAAACTTTTTTTGTTGACACCCTTATATATTTTTTAACCATTACATACAAAGATATATATTGTTATATCATATTACAAAAAGCGAGGTAATCAATATTTTGATTACCTCGAATATTATTATTTACTTTTTATTTCTTCAGTTGCAACATCTTCTCCGAACCATTTCTTAGAAATCTCTTGGAATTTCCCCTCTTTGTACATCTCATAGAATGCTTCATTAATTTTTTTAACAAGTGTTACATCTGCTTTTCTTGCTCCAACCGCAAAAGCTTCACTATCAAATCCAGCATTTAAAATATCAAAGTCTTCCAATTTGTTTTGTTGTTTTAAATAATAGTTCGCATACACTCTATCAATTAATAATGCATCTATTCTATCATTTTCTAAGTCGATTAAAGCCTCATTAAAGCTTTCATATTGAGTAGCATCATTGTTCTTCACAATATTTTTAAGAACTTCTGGATTTTCATTAAAAGTATCGTATCCGGATGAACCATTTTGAGCACCTAAAATCTTATCCTTTAAGTCTGTTACATTTTTGACACCTTTAGATTTCTTTACAACTACAACCTGTTCATTTACCATATATTGTTTAGTAAATTGAACAACAGCTTCTCTTTCTGCAGTTTTCGAATACCCATTCCAAATTAAATCAATATTTCCATTCTTTAATTCTGTTTCTTTTAAATCCCAGTTTATAGCTTGCCACTCTACCTTAATCCCATATTTTTCAAAGACAGCATTCGCTAAATCTATATCAAAACCAACGTTTTTTCCACTTTTATCTTGGAAGCCCATCGGTACAAAAGTATTATCAAAGCCAATAACAATCTTCTTATCTGTTTGAAAATCATTCCAATTATCTTTTTTTGGTTTATCTTTTCCTCCAGATGCACAACCTGTAATTATTAAAACAGTAATAACAAGTGTTAGAAAGAATCTTAATTTTCTCATTTAACCACCTCTTATTTCGGTTCTACTTTCAGAATACTATCAGCAATATTTTCAGCAAACTGCAAATCATGAGTTACAACAATTTGTGTAATACCTAGTTCTCTATTCTTAAGTATTAATTTTTCAACTTCTAATCTTAATTCAGGATCTAATGCACTAGTTGGTTCATCATAACCTATAATTTTTGGATTTATCATCATAGCGCGAGCTAATGCAACACGCTGTTTCTGTCCACCAGATAATGACGTTGGATAATTATTAATCTGTTTTTCTAAACCAAGTTTTTCTAACAATTCAATCCCCTTTTTCTCAGCATCATTTTTTTCCATATTCATAGTTTTAATTGGAGATAAAACTAGATTTTCTAGGACAGTAAGATGAGGGAAAAGCTGAAAATCTTGGAACACAAAACCTAAAAGATTTCTTTTTTCCAATTCATCAATCGGAAGAGACTCACCATTATAGATAATTTCACCTGAGTCTATTTTTTCAAGACCAGCTAACATTCTTAATAGGGTTGTTTTCCCACCACCAGAAGGACCAACTATCGCTAAAATTTTATTCTCTTCTATAGTTAAATTAAAATCTGAAAGTATTTGTCTATCTTTGAATTTTTTACTAATATTTTTTAATTCTAACATACATTACCTCCTGTCGTAATTATAACGTTTTTCAACTTGTTTAGATACAACTGTTACAATACCTATTAAGATTAAATATATTGCCCCTGCAACAAACATTGGTAATAAACTAGCATCTCTATTAGCAGCAGTTCTACTTGCTAATATTAGGTCACTAATTCCTAATGCATAAACTAAAGATGTATCCTTAACAAGACTCATTATTTCATTAAACACACTAGGTAATACAATTTTTATTACTTGCGGTAAAATAACATATCTAATTGTCTGAAATTGAGTAAATTTCAATACCTTTGCTGCCTCATATTGACCTTTAGGTATTGATTCAATACCTCCACGGAAAATCTCAGCAAAGTAAGCTGCATAGTTTAACGTAAATGCTATTATTGCAGCAGGTAATCTATCGAATCGTATCCCCACAGATGGTAATACATAGTAGATAAAAATCAATTGTAGTAACAACGGCGTCCCACGCATAATCCATATATAGATATTAATAAAGTAATTTAATAACTTTATATTAAAGCGCATAATAAACGCTATTACTACACCTAACGGAATCGATAATACTAAAACTAGAAAAAACACTTCTAATGTTATAAGTCCACCATTAATCAGACTAGGTAATATTTCTATTAAATATTCCATATATTATCCTCCTTCTATATTAATTTCTCTTCATGCTAATTAATGAAGTTGGCTGTTTTAAAAATTTTATATTTTATTATAGCACAATTTTTATAAA
Protein-coding sequences here:
- a CDS encoding dihydrofolate reductase, which translates into the protein MLSLIVAYDKNKSIGQENTIPWRLKNDMLRVKELTTNQTIIMGRKTLDSIGRALPNRINRVLTRDKDSLSHYSNIEVYTDDSILDNIETEKAYIFGGGMIYNKYFDKCDEMFITEVNTIVEADTKFPEFDENEWELISREEFFKDENNEFDFVFIHFKRKRTE
- a CDS encoding thymidylate synthase, whose translation is MADKEYLKLCNHILENGIEKEDRTGVGTKSIFGYQMKFNLSEGFPLLTTKKVNFNLVWSELLWFIKGDTNIKFLLENKNNIWNEWAFKKWIESDEYTGPDMTDFGHRTLVDEKFSKQYKEQMTIFKERILSDEEFSKKFGDLGNVYGKQWRDFNGIDQLKNVVEQIKTNPSSRRLIVSSWNPAEVDTMALPPCHSLFQFYVNDGKLSCQLYQRSGDVFLGVPFNIASYSLLTILIAKECGLEVGEFVHTLGDAHIYKNHFDQVKEQMSRTPYSLPELKVKDFESIFDLKIEDVEIVNYESHPFIKAPIAV
- the mntR gene encoding transcriptional regulator MntR codes for the protein MAKATPTMEDYIEVIYSLVKNKGYARSADIAEKLDVYPSTVTKMLKKLDVEGYIVYEKYRGIALTEQGEKMGEYALTRHELLEDFLRLIGVDEDKVYEEVEGIEHHFGKSSLEKIKDLMKYLREHNYKA
- a CDS encoding Nif3-like dinuclear metal center hexameric protein, producing the protein MITVKDVYNQLNELADVKLAEKWDNVGLMLGDNNSNVNKVLVCLDVTTKVVKEAIDNNIDLIVSHHPLIFKPLKSLDFTDDFKSNIIRDLIKNDISVISFHTNLDSAKLGLNDYLAKLLDLDDIRVLFEHNLDKEAGLGRIGRLSSSLSIEDFIVYIKEKFSLETVSAVIGNNKEISTVALLGGSGADFLYSLPEVDIYLTGDVGYHAALDAVEMEKNIIDIGHFTENLVKDLLQDYISKQGIEVIKSNVEKSPFKIL
- the recD2 gene encoding SF1B family DNA helicase RecD2; the protein is MQTVEGYLNKIIFHNKENNYYILSIFLNDQYDFVDGDYLSVVGTFNDFEFVEDDLYSFKGEIVQHRKYGTQLSAIVVEPVIEKDKEAIVSYLSSSIFQGVGRKTAELIVDTLGVDALDKIYEDKDSLFNIKGIPEQRKDTIYATIVANKQTQDIILKLNEYNLSNNLILKIYNFYKHNTLRTITESPYSLIKDIKGINFKTVDKIAETNEIAANDRERILYGFIYTINSFCFSTGNTYISKNTLLYNTFNILYSSRNIAVAKEDILSSYDYALDSGKLIEIEDRVFLPEIYYSEYSIYSDISKRLELEDDFDISDSLLDKYIEEVEDELEISYDIVQIAAIKNCIKNNFAILTGGPGTGKTTIILAVIKIFQKIKNYSIHDLLDESRSILTLCAPTGKAAKRMSESTGFYASTIHKAIGWSTEDENMEEFVSEKHIKSELVIIDESSMIDVFLMYNLLKIINKDAKIILVGDNDQLPSIAPGNVLNDLINSKAISTVKLNKIFRQSEHSSIINISHSIKNNIPFDVLENFDDKEFISANKNEMINVISAIYDDLIKGSAKENIQILAPIYKGTSGINEINMAIQSRFNDNEEQIEYGELIYKVNDRVMQLVNRPEDNIFNGDIGYIEQIYKEGNKFKIVIDYDGNYVTYEKTELNQITLSYACSIHKAQGSEFENVIIPFIDNYNFMLNKNLTYTAITRAKKKLILCGDSKVFYKSIEPTNVVTRQTSLEWFFTTDREAEIQNIELEEIKEYILDFQNINSIDPMIGMDNIKPTDFI
- the gpmA gene encoding 2,3-diphosphoglycerate-dependent phosphoglycerate mutase, with amino-acid sequence MKLVLTRHGESQWNLENRFTGWVDVDITDKGRQEAIKGGQTLKELGLTFDVAYTSYQKRAIKTLNLFLEELDLLWIPVHKSWRLNERHYGALQGLNKAETAEKYGDEQVHIWRRSFDVAPPALDKSSDMYPGNIDRYKEIPEGEIPSGESLKLTIDRVLPYWESDISKQIKAGKNVLISAHGNSLRALIKYLLNISDEQILDLNLPTGTPLVFEIDENLNIISAPELF
- a CDS encoding LexA family protein: MTTTFSIRFKQCLKEKNIKQAELARSTNITPSSISDWSKGKYTPKRDKLIILAEYLSVNPDWLVGDSDTMDIETPKEKSFNTEDFSDDVSKLPILGTICAGDGVYIEEEYDEHIFIDQGMRADFALRVKGDSMIEAGIFDGDLVFIRQQSSVRNGKIAAVRLTDWNEASLKKIFVKNDNVILYPCNPDYEPIVTRNVEIIGECVGVYREL
- the prmC gene encoding peptide chain release factor N(5)-glutamine methyltransferase: MNRRQAITKACLLLRRQGKEESLARFLLMYILDESPQLFSNSLSEQISKENEEKYFSLIEKHIKEDVPLSHLVGFEYFYDRKYKVTKDVLSPRMETEELIYKVIEYINTSNKNKFKILDLCTGSGIIAITLKKELEQVSVDVIASDISKEAIEVAKENSQSHDATIKFIKSDIFNNIDDKFDIIVSNPPYIDRKDKVTMQDNVLKYDPHLALFAEEEGMYFYRKIIEQANDYLNENGVIFFEIGYDQKDKIIKLADMNGYSAEVYKDINGRDRMAFLVRK